GTGATCGAGGCGCGTGCGGAGAACTGGTGCGCCATGGAGTGCCAGTTGACATCTGCGCTGCAAACGCCTGGCAAAACACGCCACCGGAAACCGGGCGACTTCTGGCCGCCGCCCCACCTGCTGTTCGACGAGAGCACCTCGGGGCTTCAGGCAACTGAACTCGTTGGTGCTGCGCATTAGCCGGACGAGGGTATCGCACTCCGGTTTGCCAGCAAGATCCCCGGCCAAGGCGTCGCGATGGGACGTTGCCACGGATTTTCGCTACGGCACCGCGTTCGGGCACGAGAGCCCCGAGGCCTACGAGCGGCTCCTGCCGATAATGCGAAGTGATGCGACGCTTCTTCACGCGCCACGACGATGTCGAGCGTGTGGTCGTTCGTCGATCGGATCCCGGCGGCATGGCGGGACAACGCGGCGCTCCTGGCGAGCTACCTGGCTGGCGCTGGGGAACTGCGGGACGCGATGCTGGCGCGGAACGGGCACCACTGGAGCTAAACCGGATCGTGCGCGTGAGCTGACTCACTCTCCCGCATCGAGCGCGAGCTGGGCGCCCTGTGGCAGCCGGATGCCTCGGGACAGATCAAACCCCACGCCACCACGCTCAACCTGATCGCAGTTCACGGTCAGCGCGAGCCATCGTTCCTGGAGACGCTCGACGACGTCGCGGCTCGGCTCGGCGCGCGCACGTTCATCGTGAGTGTGGAGGGTCGCCTCGAACCGTGGGCCCTCGACGCCGAGGTGTCGGCCGTCTGCCGCGTGGAGCCGGGTACGCTTCGAGAGGCGGTGTGCGCCGAGCGGGTGAGCCTGACGTTCGGCGCACTCCTGGGCAAACGCGCGGCGTCGATCCTCGCTTCGCTGATCGAAGCGTCGCTGCCCACGGCGTTGTTCGTCGGTCCCGGCGCACCCGCCGCGGTGGTCGAGGCCCTGTGCCCCGAGGCGGGGGTCGTCAAGCTCGACAGCGCCGAGCTCGCTGGCCGAGCGCGCGGGCAAGCTCGCGGGACTGGGGCAGGCAAAATCCACGATCTTGCCTTCATTCGCGGCCGGCGCTCGCGGAAATGCTGGCGCGGGTGTTCGACGACTGCGGTCTGCGCCCGGCGCTCGGTCGGATCCGAGCGATTGACATCGTGCACGCCGAGCGCCCGGGGCACGTCGGCGCGGGCGTCGAAGCGGAGCTGCTGATCGCGTGGCTCGCGGCGCGGCTCGGCTGGGATGCGTCGCTCCGCGACAAGAGCGGAACGCCGGTTCACGTCAGTGTGCAGAGTGCAACGCGAGACGGCGTGTTGCCGGGCTGCCTGCTACGGTGGTGTTGCACGCGGAGTTGACGCAGGCCGCTCGAAGCTCGCATCGAGCGCAGCGCCGATGGGGAGCACCTGTCGTTGACCGTGAGCTCACCGGGCGCGTCGGACCAATGCGTCGCTTTTCGGTCCCCGGCGCGACGATGCGGAGCTGGTGGAGCGCGCGATCCGCAGCTTTCGAGACGACGAGCTGGTGCGAGAGGCGCTCGCGTTTGCCAGGAATGGAAATCTCGTGCCTGAAATCTGGTGACGAACGACGCCGGTGAGCTCGCCGAGCAGGCCCGAACGCTGGCCTCCACCATCATCGCAACCGCCATCGACCAGCGCGGTGTTGCTAACATCGCGCTCTCCGGCGGTCCACGCCAGGCGAGACGTATCGACTCTGGCTGAGAGCGGTCTCGACATCGAACAAAAGATCTCGGACGCTCACGTCTTCCGCATGCTGGGTGAGCTGGGCGCGGAGGCCGGGGCGCGTGCCTACACGGAGGTGCTCGACGCCGAGCTCGGTGCGGGGGCACCCATGGACCTGGTGATTGCTGGCCTCGGCAACGACGGGCACACCGCGTCGCTCTTTCCCGGCACCGGCGCCGTGCGTTTGCCCGGACGTGTCGTTGCCGTGACCCCAGGCGGAGGGTCGAGCCGCGCATCAGCCTCGGGCGCGACATGCTGCTCGCGTCGCGGCGAGTGCTGCTATTGGTCAGTGGCGCTGGCAAACGCTCCGCCCTGGTCCAGGCCCTCGCGGCCGGGGACGAGGACGTGATCCCCGCGCGCATTTACCTCGCTGCGCCAGCCGGCGTCGTGACGGTGATCATGGACGCCGCCGCTCAGGGCTTCCCGTGTGGGAGGCTGCGCTCGGGCGGCTCGACAGCCCGGACGATGGACGCTGAGTGAGCCGCATCATGCGCATTTCCGTGGTGGGTTCAGGGTATGGGTCTGTGGCGGGCGCCTGTTTTGCCGACGTCGCACGGACGTCACTTGCGTCGATGTGGACGAGAGCAAGCTGGAGAAACTCCGGCGCGGCGAGGTCCCGTTCTTCGAGCCGCGGCTCAACGAGCTGGTGAAGCGGAACCACCGGACCGGCTGCGCTTCAGCTCGAACCTGGCGGACAGCATCGCGGGTCGCAAGGCCGTGTTCATCGCCGTCGGCACCCCGCCGAACGAGGATGGCTCGGCAGATCTACAGCACGTGCTGAAGGTCGCCGAGGACGTGGCTGCGAGCGCCACCAACGATCTGGCGCTGGTGACCAAGAGCACCGTCCCGGTGGGCATGAACAAGAAGGTGCGTGAGGTCGTCGCGCGTCACGCCAAACATCGCATCAGCGTGGTCTCGAACCCCGAGTTCTTGAAGGAGGGCGACGCGGTCAACGACTTTTCAGCCCGATCGCATCGTGATCGGCTGCGACGACGATGAGGCGTACGAGGTGCTCGCGCGCCTGTACGCGCCGTTCAATCGCCAGAAGGAACGCATCCACCGCATGAGCCCCGAGAGCGCCGAGATCGTGAAGTACGCGGCCAACGCCCTGCTCGCGACCAAGATCCGTTCTGAACGAGATCGCGCGCCCAATGCGACGTGGTCGGTGCCGACGCGGAGGACGTGCGCAGCGCCGTCGGCGCCGACGAGCGCATCGGTCTGCAATTTCTGTATCCGGGCCTGGGTTTCGGCGGCAGCTGCTTCCCGAAGGACCTGCGGGCGCTGGTGCACACAGCCAAGGACCTCGGCATTCCGATGGGGGTTGCAGAAGCGGCCACACGAGCCAACGACGAGCCGGTACGGCTGCTGCTCGAGCACATGGAGGCTGATCTGGGGGGTGTCGCGGGCAAGACGATCGCGCTGTGGGGCCTGGCCTTCAAGCCGCGCACCGACGACATCCGCGAGGCGCCTGCGCTGAAGTTGATCGAGCACCTCGTGAACAAGGGCGCCGTCGTGCGCGCGACCGATCCCCAAGCGCGAGAGACGGCGCTCGTGCGGCTGAAAGAGCTCGGCATCGCGGAGAAGGTCGCGCTCAGCGCCGACTACTACGAGACCTGCAGCGGCGCGGACGCCCTGGTCGTGGCCACCGAGTGGAACCAGTACCGCTCACCCGACTTCGACCGGGTCCGCACCTCGATGAAGGGCCGGATGGTGTTCGACGGTCGCAACTGCCTGGTCCCCGGCAGCGTCTGGGACGCCGGCCTGCGCTACCGCGGCATCGGCCGGCCCGTGCTGGGCTGAGCGGCGTCAGCTGTGCAGCCGCCGGCTTGTGCAGGGGTTCCCGAGCGGGTATCTCGCTCGCGGAGGGTTGAATATGCGAACTTACACGGTCCTCGGCTCGGTCTGTGGAGCGAGTCTCCTGCTCTGGGTCTCCACTGCTGGGGCGCAAGAATGCGTGCCGGCATGCTGCCGGATCGGTCTGCCAGGCGGGGAGTGTGTGTGGCGCCTCCGCCTCCGCCGCCCGCGCCCGCCGAGACCCCGCCGGCGCGCCCCCACCTGCCGCCCCCGCCGCCGCTCCGCCTGCAGCTCCACCCGCTGGCGCACCACCGCCGGCGGCGCCGCCCCACGCGGCACCGCAACCCGGCGCATCACCCGCAGCAAGCGGCGCCGCGGCTGCTCCCGCCGCTGCCGCCACAAAGTGCGCTCTGGCTTCGCCGCCGTGGTGCGCGCCGGGTACATCGTCACGGGCAGCGGGAGCGCGACACGAAGTGCGCGGGCTCGGACTGTCCGAGCATACGTACCGAGGACTACGACGACAAGTCGGGGCTGGTGCTCGGCGCGGACTTCTTCGGTCACCTGTCCCCGCAGTTCCGACTCGGCGGGGGTCTGCTCTTCGCGCCGAACACGAAGATGGAGACCTCGGATGGCAGCGCCAAGGTCGGCAGTGATCTCTCGCTCTTGGCCATTGGAGAGGGTGTGTTCGACGTCGGGCCCACGACGGCCCTGGCGCTGCGGTTGTTCGTGGGGCCGGCCATCGTCATCGCGGGCTCCGACTTGAAAGACGAGAACGACTCCATCAACGACAGCTGCAACAGGTCAACTGCAAGTTCGACGAGGGGTCGAACGCTGCACTGAGCTACGGCGTCGGGGGCGGAGTCATCGTGGACGTCGGCTCTGTCGCCCTGCGTTTCGATCTGCTTCAGCAGTGGTACAGCGGCAAAGGGCGCAAGGTCGACTACTCGGGCAGCGGTGTCGATGCCACGATCGAGGAGGAGATCAGCGGCAGTCGTACCCTCGTGGCGGTCGGCCTCGATTTCTGATCGAAAACACATCTCCGTCGGGCCGAAGAGCCGCGGGGCAGTCGGAGCTGGCTCACCCCAGCTCGCTCCGCGGCGTTGCTGAGTCAGGCCGCGCGCCGACGACGCGCGAGCCCGATGGCCGCAGCGAGAACCAGCCACGCAAGATCGGAGCGCGCCGGATTGTCACCCTGGTGCCAGCCCGCCGCCCTTTTCAACACCGCTGCGGATGGCCAGTCGATCTCGAGCGGTGTTCATCGAACATCCGCAGCGCGAACGCGCCGGCCGGATGCGCGCGGTAGCTCGCGACCAATGCCCGCACGGGCTCCGGAAGCTCATCCGGCGTGGGCAGCGGCACGCCGTAGTTTCGAGGGCAGGTCAGCGCCGCCGCCAGCCGCAAGCAAACGTCAGATCGGCGGCCGTGAAACGCTCGCCAACCAAGAATCTCTTTCCACCCGCGAGACGCTCTCCGACCTCGTCGAACACGCGGTCCACCACCGCGCGGCCCGCCCGCTCCGTGTCCGCGCTGATGTCCAGGTAGCGGTGCATGAAGCGGCTGGCCAACGGAAACCCGAGCTCCAGCACTCGACGCTCCCAGCGTGGTGCACGGCCTGCGTTGAAGCGGAGCGCGGGGCGACCCCAGCGGAAGAAGTGGTAGTACATGACCCGGCGAGCCTCGACCCCGAACGGCTCGCAGAAGCCGCGCTCCAGGCGGAGGATCTCGCGATCCAGGGCGGGCTCCCCGCTGTAGAGACCTTGCCCCGAAGCGGTAGCGTCGCTGGCGTAGCGCACGATCTCGGACGAATCGCGGAGGACGCCTCCGTCTTCGAGGACCAAGACGGGAACGGTCTTGGTGCCACCCGCCGCCTTGACGTAGCGCCAGTGGAACATCTGGAGGTGCTGCTCTTCGACGAAGGACAAACCCGCGTGGTCCAGCGCCCAGCGTGCGCGCTCACAGTAGTGACTGATGGGGATGGTGATCAGGCGCACGAGTCGCGGCGATGATGACACGATTTGGGTGGGGACGCCGCGAGGAGGAGCGAGTACGAGATCTCGAACATGCCGACTCGCCCGTCGATGCACGGCGATGCCCGTGAGCTGCGCTTCATCGCCCGCGCGACCGGCGCAACGCGCGTCGAGCGAGGGGACCACATCCAGACGTTGTGGAGCGGGTACGGCGAGCTCTATCGGGTCCACCTCCACGGGGCAGACTCGGACACGGCCGTAATCAAGTCGGTGAAACCGCCGCGTCAGTCGCGAGCTTCGGATCGCTCCCATGCCCGCAAGTGCAAGTCGTACGACGTGGAGCTCGCCTGGTATCGAACCTACGCTGCACGCAGCAACGCCGATTGTCGGGTGCCAAGCTTGATTGCTGGGGAAAAAACCGACGTGGGCTGGCTGTTTGTGCTCGAAGACCTCGACGCCGCGGGCTTCTCCATTCGCCAAGGCCGCGGCCTCGATGCGGCCGCCATCGATCGCTGTCTCGCGTGGCTCGCCGCGTTCCACGCGCGATTCCTGAACACACCCCCCGAAGGGCTGTGGAAGACCGGAACCTACTGGCATCTCGCCACGCGCCCGGACGAGCTGGCCGCGATCGAAGACGCGCAGCTGCGCGCCGCCGCCCCGCACATCGATGCGGCGCTCCGCGCAGGAAAGTTCCGCACCCTGGTGCACGGCGACGCCAAGCTCGCAAACTTCTGCTTCGGCGACGGCGCGGTCGCGGCGGTCGACTTTCAGTACGTCGGCGGCGGCTGTGGCATGAGCGACGTGGCCTACTTTCTCGGCAGCTGGTCGGACGATGGCAGCGACCCCGAGGAGCAGCTGCACCTGGACGCCTACTTCGCGCACCTCCGGCGCGCGCTCGCGGGCCAGTCGGTCGACGCGGACGCACTCGAAGCGGAGTGGCGGGCGCTCTACCCGATCGCGGCCGTCGACTTCTACCGGTTCCTGGCGGGCTGGGCGAAGTCGTACTGGGCAGGCGACACCCAAGGGCAGCGTGTCGTCCGCGACGTGTTGCGCGAGCTTCGCGGACTTGCGACCTGAGGGCCGGGCGACCTTTCATTCACGGACACACACTCATGGCTCGAGCCGCAGCTCGATCACGGCAGTCTGTTGTGCACCGGGCAACGGGGTCAGGTGAAGCTCGGCGGTCTCTCGCACGAGACACTCGAGGGCCATCGGATCGGCCAGCGCGCTCTTTTCACTCGAGACGCTGTACGGCCGACCGCGCGCGTCGACGCGCACCGACAGGCGCACGGTACCGCTCAGCTTGGGCGAGTCGACCAAGCCCGCTGCGTAGCAGTATTTCATTGGCTCGGACTTCACGAACAGCGTTCGTAAGGCTTCGTCCGTCGCGCTGGTGATGTGCACCCGGCCCATGTGTTTCGGTGGCCCCTTGGCCTCACTCGGACAACGTCCGTAACTCGGCGAAGTGGTGCGCGGCGACGCCGGGCAGCGGGGCGGGGTCGCCAAGAATTCCAGAAAATGTAGGCACTCGTCACTCTCCGCAGCGTCGATGCCGCCAGCCCGGCACTCGCTCGCCCAAGCCTCTTTCGCCTGAGCCGAGTCGTACGGGCGCAGCAGATCGCCGAGGGCGCGGCACGACCCGGACTCGCGCTTCGCGCACCGGCCGCCGAGCTGCTCGGCGCGATCCATGAGCTCGCCATCGAAGAAGGCGCAGGACAACGACTCGCCGTCGGCACCCGGAACCCAGGCGCGAGAGTCGAGACCACAGCCCCGCGTTGCCATGCGCCGCGCCTGCACGACGTCACCACCGAGGTGCAGCACCGCGCCGCGTAGACATGCGGTTGCACTTGCGAGCTCGCAGCCGCGCTCCAAGAGCGCCCGCCGCTCGGCAACGGGAGCACGTTCCGCCGCCGTTTCACACGCCCCGGCGTCGCCCGCCTGACAACAGCTCGCCGGTGTGTCGCAATCTGGTCCCGCATCAGCCGTCGGCGTCGCCGTGCGCGGGTCGTTGCAGGCCGAGGCGACGAACAACATTAGCAGGGTGAGCGCTCTCATCGGTCCACCTTCGGGCGATAGATCCCCTGTAGGTCGTGATCATAGGGGCCGAGCTTCTGCGAAGCGAACGCGTGCCACTGGGATCGGGCCGGGCCGGGTGACGACGGTTTGGGGGGATCCGGGACGGCGACGTGGGTCGCCGGCCTACGCTGGACGGAGAAAGTCATGCCCGCCCCTATCTGCGCGAGGCGCCGGCCAGTTGCGTCTTTTGAACGGACCACGTGACCGCGCGCCGCCCGCATTCGAGCTCACCCCCGCGAGACCCGCCTCGCCCGGCGTCTTGCTCCCGAAGTCCCGCGACCGATGCGGCTGGTTTCGGGTCTCGCCGCGGCGGCAAGCTCGGCGCGCCGTCCTGCGATCTGATCGATGAGCGCGATCTTGCCCCAGATCTTTCCGCTCAGGCCCGTGGTCAGCTCCTCGACCTCGTCGACTGCCGAGAGCACCACCGGATCGGACATGTGCTCCGAGTAGAGCGCCGCAATCTTCCCGAGCATCGCCAGCATCTCCGTCGAGTAGTCGAGGTACCGCGACAGCTCGAAGTTCGTCATCGTGCGCGCCGGCGACGACTCGGTGCGCGGTCCAGCCTCGAGCAGTTGCTCCGGATCCTTCGTCAGCTGGTGCATGTCGACGATGTGCGCGAGCGCACGCAGCTCGTGCAGCTCGGCAAGCGCACGCCGGCGCTTGAGGCGGCTCTCGAGCGTGACCAAGAACAGGATGCTGCCGCCTATGAAAAAACTCGCCTCGAGCACGGCATCCAGCGTCTGAATCAGCTCGGTGCCGGCGCGAATCGACCACGTCAGGCCCAGCGTGCGCAGTGCCGTCCAGAGAAGCGCGATGAAACCAAACAGCAAGAACCCGACGCCGGCGCGCAGCCCGAGGTTCGGGCGCGACAGCTCGTTGATGCGCGCGGTCGTGCCCTGCGCCACTCGCGTCAGCTCCTTGGCCACGTGCACCAGGCTGGCTTCGGGGAAGCGCTCCTCGATGCGCCGCGCGAGCAGGTCCACCGTCGCGATGATCTGATCTGGATCCAGGCTGCGGTACGTGGCCGGCACTTCGGCTCCGAGTATAGGCTAGAGCGCCGAACAGGTTGAACGTCGTTTGTTTTCAGCGACTTGCAATGTGTTCGGCGCTCGCGCGCGGAGCGCGCACGGTCGAAGGCCGGGGGTTTGGGGCGCAGCCCCAACGTAAGTGTCCTAGAACACGAGCAGCGCAAGCTGATCGGTGTTCTAGGGCTCGGGTCTTCCGAGCACCAACAGGCCGAGGGGCGGCAGCGTGAGCCGCAGCGACTGCGGCCGGCCGTGGGCCGGAACCTCTTCGGTCTCGACCAACGAAGCCGTCTCGACGTCGCTGCCGCCGAACGCCACGTCGTCGGTGGAGAGAAGCTCGACGTAGGAACCCGGCTCCGGCGCGCCTACGCGATAGTCCATGCGCGGCACGGGGGTCATGTTCATGACCACCAGGACGTGCTGCCCACCGCCGCGACGCAGGAAGCTGAACACACAGTTCGCGCTGTCACTGCAGTCGATCCACTCGAACGAGTACGGGTTCGGATCGTTCTCCCAGAACGCGGGTGTGCCCGCGTACAGGCGCCCGAGCGCCTCGAAGAAGACCTGGAGCTTGCGGCGATCCGGCTCCTCGAGCAGGTGCCAGTCCACGCTCCCGTCGTGGTTCCACTCGCGCTCCTGGCCGATCTCGTTGCCCATGAAGACCAGCTGCTTGCCCGGGCGGGTGTACTGGTAGGCGTGCAAGAGCCGCAGGTTCGCCAGCTTCTGCCAGTGGTCCCCGGGCATCTTGGAGTAGAGCGAACCCTTGCCGTGCACGACCTCGTCGTGGGAGATGCTGTTGATGAAACGCTCGTGGAACTCGTAGATCATCGAGAACGTGAGCTGGTTCTGGTGATAACCACGATGCACCGGGTCTTTCCGGAAGTACTCCAGGGTGTCGTGCATCCAGCCCATGTTCCACTTGAACGTGAAGCCGAGGCCGCCCTCGCGTGCGTCGCGCGTCACCCCTGCCCACGAGGTGCTCTCCTCGGCGATCGTGAAGGCCCCTGGTACCTCTTCGCGAATGATGTGGTTGGTCGCCTTCAAGAACTCGATGGCAGCGATGTTCTCGCGCCCGCCGTGTTCGTTCGGTAACCACTCGCCCTCGGCCCGGCTGTAGTCGAGGTAGAGCATCGAGGCGACGGCATCGACCCGGAGGCCGTCCACGTGCAAATCCACGAGCCAGTAGAGCGCGCTCGCCAGGAGGAAGTTGCGCACTTCGGGCCGGCCGAAGTTGAAGATCAGCGTGCCCCAATCGGGGTGCTCGCCCAGCCGCGGATCTTCGTGCTCATACAGAGCCGTGCCGTCGAAACGACGCAGCGCGAAGTCGTCTTTCGGAAAATGCGCGGGGACCCAGTCGATGATGACGCCGATGCCGTTCTGGTGACAGTGGTCGACCAACCAGCGAAAATCGTCGGGTGAGCCATAACGAGTGCTCGGCGCGAAATAACTCGTGACCTGATAACCCCACGAGCCGAAGAACGGGTGCTCGGCTACTGGCATCAGCTCGATGTGGGTGAAACCCAGGCGTTTGCAGTGCTCGACGAGCTGCACCGCCGCCTCACGGTAGTTGAGGGAGCGGTTCCCTTCTTCGGGCACACGCTTCCACGAGCCGAGGTGCACCTCGTAGATGTTCATCGGACGCCGCGTCACGTCCTGGGTGCCACGCTCGGTCATCCACTTGCCGTCGCGCCACACGTGGCTCGACTCGCTGACCACCGACGCCGTCGCCGGAGGAAGCTCGGCCAGCTGCGCCAGAGGATCTGCCTTGAAGCGCAGGCCACCGTCGTGGGTCTTGATCTCGAACTTGTAGAGGGCACCTGGCGCAACGTCGGGGACGAACAGCTCCCAGATCCCGGATGAGCCGAGGGAGCGCATCGGCGAGAGGCGACCATCCCAACCGTTGAAGTCCGCGATCAAGCTCACGCGGCGCGCGTTCGGCGCCCAGACGGCGAACGCGGTGCCGCTCTCTCCGTCGATGGTGCGCAGGTTGGCGCCGAGCACGCGCCAGAGCTGGCGATGGTTGCCCTCACCGAACAGGTGCGCGTCGACTTCGCCCACCGTCGGCAAGAACCGATAGGGATCGCCTCGCTCCCAGGATTTCCCGTCGGCGAAGTGGAACCGCAACCGATAGGCAAGGGGTAGCTCCTCGCCCGGGACGAACACGGCGAACAATCCCTTTTCGATGGCAACCATCCCGAGGGTTCGACCGCCGGACAGCAGGCACTCGGCGCGTGTTGCATCGGGATGGAACGCACGCACGACGACGCCGCTCCGTCCGCCAATACTGAGCGGGTGCGCACCGAGGACTTGGTGCGGCTCGTGATGATCCCCCTGAAAGAGTCGGTGCACGGCCTCGGTTGGGCCGCGCATCAGCGTGATTTCGTCGAGCTCTTTGGGTTCTACACGGGT
The genomic region above belongs to Myxococcales bacterium and contains:
- a CDS encoding glutathione S-transferase — protein: MSSSPRLVRLITIPISHYCERARWALDHAGLSFVEEQHLQMFHWRYVKAAGGTKTVPVLVLEDGGVLRDSSEIVRYASDATASGQGLYSGEPALDREILRLERGFCEPFGVEARRVMYYHFFRWGRPALRFNAGRAPRWERRVLELGFPLASRFMHRYLDISADTERAGRAVVDRVFDEVGERLAGGKRFLVGERFTAADLTFACGWRRR
- a CDS encoding phosphotransferase; the protein is MHGDARELRFIARATGATRVERGDHIQTLWSGYGELYRVHLHGADSDTAVIKSVKPPRQSRASDRSHARKCKSYDVELAWYRTYAARSNADCRVPSLIAGEKTDVGWLFVLEDLDAAGFSIRQGRGLDAAAIDRCLAWLAAFHARFLNTPPEGLWKTGTYWHLATRPDELAAIEDAQLRAAAPHIDAALRAGKFRTLVHGDAKLANFCFGDGAVAAVDFQYVGGGCGMSDVAYFLGSWSDDGSDPEEQLHLDAYFAHLRRALAGQSVDADALEAEWRALYPIAAVDFYRFLAGWAKSYWAGDTQGQRVVRDVLRELRGLAT
- the glgB gene encoding 1,4-alpha-glucan branching protein GlgB, producing MRGPTEAVHRLFQGDHHEPHQVLGAHPLSIGGRSGVVVRAFHPDATRAECLLSGGRTLGMVAIEKGLFAVFVPGEELPLAYRLRFHFADGKSWERGDPYRFLPTVGEVDAHLFGEGNHRQLWRVLGANLRTIDGESGTAFAVWAPNARRVSLIADFNGWDGRLSPMRSLGSSGIWELFVPDVAPGALYKFEIKTHDGGLRFKADPLAQLAELPPATASVVSESSHVWRDGKWMTERGTQDVTRRPMNIYEVHLGSWKRVPEEGNRSLNYREAAVQLVEHCKRLGFTHIELMPVAEHPFFGSWGYQVTSYFAPSTRYGSPDDFRWLVDHCHQNGIGVIIDWVPAHFPKDDFALRRFDGTALYEHEDPRLGEHPDWGTLIFNFGRPEVRNFLLASALYWLVDLHVDGLRVDAVASMLYLDYSRAEGEWLPNEHGGRENIAAIEFLKATNHIIREEVPGAFTIAEESTSWAGVTRDAREGGLGFTFKWNMGWMHDTLEYFRKDPVHRGYHQNQLTFSMIYEFHERFINSISHDEVVHGKGSLYSKMPGDHWQKLANLRLLHAYQYTRPGKQLVFMGNEIGQEREWNHDGSVDWHLLEEPDRRKLQVFFEALGRLYAGTPAFWENDPNPYSFEWIDCSDSANCVFSFLRRGGGQHVLVVMNMTPVPRMDYRVGAPEPGSYVELLSTDDVAFGGSDVETASLVETEEVPAHGRPQSLRLTLPPLGLLVLGRPEP
- a CDS encoding glucose-6-phosphate dehydrogenase assembly protein OpcA, coding for MLARVFDDCGLRPALGRIRAIDIVHAERPGHVGAGVEAELLIAWLAARLGWDASLRDKSGTPVHVSVQSATRDGVLPGCLLRWCCTRS
- a CDS encoding 6-phosphogluconolactonase; amino-acid sequence: MSSPSRPERWPPPSSQPPSTSAVLLTSRSPAVHARRDVSTLAESGLDIEQKISDAHVFRMLGELGAEAGARAYTEVLDAELGAGAPMDLVIAGLGNDGHTASLFPGTGAVRLPGRVVAVTPGGGSSRASASGATCCSRRGECCYWSVALANAPPWSRPSRPGTRT